Genomic segment of Benincasa hispida cultivar B227 chromosome 1, ASM972705v1, whole genome shotgun sequence:
TTGTTGGTTCTAAGTGCTCGCATTTCTTCCATGACTGCAACTCGTCATTCAGGAATTTTCAGAGCCTTGTACACATTTTCCGGGATAGTCACAGTGTCCAGGCTAGTGGTAAAAGTCTTTAATCTTGTTGACAAGCTACTGTAAGATAAAAAGCTTTTCATAGAGTACTTGGTGCAGGACCTTGTTCCCTTTCGCAGGGCaattggtaagtctagggtggCATCAATTCAACTGGTCTTGTTACCTTTTTCCTCTGTATTCATCTACTGCACATTTTCAGTCTCCTGAACATCAtctggaggaaattcattattcTCATCCTCCCTAATTTTTTCAAGAGTCGCTGCATCGTCAGTGTTCACTGTACTACTTTCAACAGAGTTATTATATCAAGAATATGGTTAACTTGAGTTGTCTCTAGTTTTAACTCTTGAACACTCTCCGGTGGAGCAGCAGGGGAAACTATTTCCTTTCGTAGATTCTTCCGATAGTAGGTTATCCAAGGAACTTGTTTTGTAGGAAGGACAGGATTGTCCGGAATGGGAGGGCCAGGATTAGTGTTAGGAGGGACAGGAGGATTAGTGTCAGGAATTAGTTCAAGAAACAAGTCTACAGGAATGGAATAGGTGGATGACgtgttagtctcttcactcaaagtctccccctgaagaggaCTAACAGGAAAAAAAGGTTTGTCTTCTTGAAAGGTAGCATCCATGGTGACAAAGTACTTTCGAAAAGATGGCTGATAGCATTTGTAGCCCCGTTGATGGAGCGGATACCCAATAAAGACACATTTTTTAGCCTTAGGAGTGAATTTATTGTGGGAACCATGATTATGAACAAACACCGTACATCCAAACACCCAAAGAGGAACATATGGGAAAAGCCGGGTAGAAGAGAAGAATTCTTTGAAATGGGCTAAGGGAGTTTGGAACTTGAGGACACAAGAAGGCATTCGATTAATGAGATGGGCTGCAGTGAGTACAGCATCGCCTCATAGGTACGAGGGTATGGATGCAGGAATCATGAGAGCTCGAGCAACCTCAATAAGGTGACGGTTTTTTCGTTCGGCCACCCCATTTTGTTGCGGGGTATAGGCATAGAAGTTCTGGTGGATGATACCTTTAGAATTTAAAAACTCACGGAGGGACTGATTAACAAACTCACGGCCATTGTCACTCCGAAGGATGCAATTTTGGTATTGAACTGGGTTTCGACCGTGGTGTAGAATTGTTGAAAGACTGTAGTCACTTCAGATTTATCCATAAGAAGGAACAACCATGTAAGACGAGTGTGATCATCCATGAAGGTGACAAACCACCGTTTACCCGACACGATTGTGATATTTGATGGGCCCCACACATCACTATGTATCAGGTGGAAAGGTTAGGATGGTTTATAAGGCTGGGAAGTAAAAGACACCCGAGGTTGTTTTGCACgaatacaaacatcgcaagataaagatgaaatattaacattatgaaataaatggggaaataaatatttcatataatgaaaattcGGATGTCCAAGATGAAAATTCCATAACAGGAAATCAGTTTCAGAAATAGTAAGGGAAGAGAGTAAACAAGTGCTAGATAAACTCCTAGATGAAGCATCCTCCGAGAGGAAGTAGAGCCCCTTACTGTGCCGGGCAGTGCCATTCGTCTTCCCCGAGCTCAGGTcctgaaataaaacattattCAGTGAGAAAATGACATTACAATTTAGGTCTCTGGTTATTTTACTGACAAATAGCAGATTATAAGATATCTTTGGCATATGCAGAACATTCTATAAAATAAACCCTTGAATAGGAGATAAGTGACCTTTCCCAGCAATGGAAGCAAAGGACCCATCTGTAATTCGTATTCTCTCATTTCCCGCACTTGGATCATATGAGAGGAATTGATCAGATGATCTAGTTAGGTGGTCTGTTGCTCCTGAGTCAAGGATCCACGATTCATCCCCTTCGACCAAGAAACTAAAGGACTGAGAAGTACATGATTGAGCAACATTGTTGGTTTCAACCATGTTGGACTCTACCTGGTTGGTGGCTAATGATGTACCATCCCCTGTTTCACTAACAAGGGCCCGACCAGTTTTTGATTTATCATTCGCGGACCGTCGCTTGCCATTCGGTGGCGACCATGTAACTTCCAGCATTGATCTTGGGTGTGCCATGGTTTCTTACAATGCTCACAAATAGGTGGGGAATTTCCATTATGTTTGTCACTCTCTGGTCCTGAAGATTTGGCTCCAAACGCAACAGATCTAAGTGGTTGTTGTTAGAGCCATTCATAGCTTTGGTTATGTCCTCTTTTAATCTGACCTCTGAGCATACTTCCATTAGAGACGGTATTGGTCTCTGTCCCAAAATCCGACTTCAGACACCatcaaatttagggtttaagCCAGCCAAAAAATCGTACACCCGGTCCGCCTCCTCAATCATTGAGTATTAAACTCTGTCAACAGGACAATTCCACACGACCTCGCGGCACAAGTTCATTTCTTGCCATAACAGGGACAATCTATTGAAATAAGACGTTACGTCAAGAGTCTCTTGTTTGTACTCATGAATATGTTTCCTCAAGGTATAAAGACATGAGGCATTTTGCCTCTGTGAATAGAGATTCTGGACAACTTCCCAAATATCCCGAGCAGAGGCGGAGTACAGAAGTGGCTTTCCAATCTGGGGTTCCATGCTGTTTATCATAATTGAGCGAAGGAGAGAGTCCTCTCCTTTCCATATATGTTCCTGAGGATCACCGGGATTTGGCTTTGGTATTTCGCCAGTTAGATACCCAAACTTGTGACGTCCCTGAAGAACCATTCTAACCAATTGGGACCAAGAAAAGTAATTCTCACCGTTAAGTTTCTCACCAATAGACATTCCTGTAGAGTTCCCCACAGAACCAGACATAATATTTGGAACAGGTAAGTTAGAGTAAGCATTTACCAGTGTTCCTGAGCATAAAGAGAAGTCTGAAAGTGGATGAAAACCAGTTGTAGGATTTGTCGTGGATCTGAGGGCCGAAATTTGCTACTGTAAGTTGGCCAACTGCTGTTTAAAACCAACGGTTCCACTAGAATatgccctgtctcttatacacatctagatgtgtataagagacagatacaaGGGTTGGGAACTGACTAACCATACTGGTTCGGCTGGACCCGGTTCGGTCAAATCAAGTTTGATTGAACCGGTTGGTTCAGCTGGACTGGCTGGACCGACTGAGTAACTTGGGCCACCACAGGCGATCTGGAACATACGCTAGGGCTGGCTGCTGACCTGAAAACGGAGGCTGGAGATCGCTTGTATACCATCAGTCACGGGCGGTGGTGTCAGCCTGAACAAAATATCCCTAGGGTAAAGGGTTTTCGTGCATCGGGGGGTTCTGAGGCAGAATCTGGTGGGTGCCGATCGAGTCTGAGGAGTTTTGTTGGAGGTTGGATCGGGTCTGAGGCAAATGGGTGCCGATCGGGTATGAGGCAGATGGGTTTGAAGCAGAAAATCCATAAGGTTGTCGAATTCCAAATGGGTCACTCGGATTTGAGGTAAAAAATCCAGATGAGCTCGGATCTGTGCGCCGATCTGGCCTGAGAGTTCCAGTGGTCGGGTCTGCAATGGTAGTCCACTGGTTATAAATTGAAGGATCATGTCGGGTCTGGCTAGAGGTTGGATCAGACACAGATTTTAGGAGTTGAGGCATAGCGGCGTGAAAATAATGCTCAACGGCTTCTCTTATGGCTGCAGCAACTTCAGCGTTCATGGATCCCTTTGTTCCAATGGAGGTTTCTGTTGGAGTCTCTGGTTTGTTCTCATAAATGATGGCCAGGGTTTCATcgtcatgctctgataccatattagaaaagaagagaaaaaaagaaacacaGATTTACGTGAAAATCCTagatcagggagaaaaaccacgataggagaatttttattcttttaatttttctaattcacAGTACTCAATATAGGACaggtataaataaccaaataGAGAGAAACCCTAGATAGTAGATACTGAGGAAAAGactaaaatgcccttagggctaaaacACCATTTCAACACAACTTATTCAATCAGAATCACATTAGCCTGATAAAAATATATCACAACTTGAATGAAGAAGGGTTCCTTGACCCAAACAACTTCTTTAATAATGGAATTGTACGAATTGAAATATCTTAATGTTCTTGTCATGATGTCTACTTAAATTGAGCCAAAATGTGCACCACATATGCCAAGTCAGGTTGcataaaagaaaaagtacaTAAGATGTCCTTCTAGACGTCGATGTCGTCTGGGATCTCTCACCAAAGTGTCAGTAGCCAGTGCTAAGAGATGATTTTGCTCAATTGGAAACCTTGTAATTCTCGCCCTCAAGAGCCCCATCCACAAGTAAGGTTTTCAATTCGAGCTTCTtagcataaaatgtaaatcagAACGAGACCAAGGAACGAGAATAAGAAGAGCGACCAAAGAGCAAGATAAAGAAGCGAGAGTGAGACTAAGGTCCGTGAGGAAGAATtcaaacaaaggaaaaaaaatgaagaaaaaattacAGTTGTGTCTCATGTAGAACAAAAGGAAGATGCGAGAAGCAAGAGGAAGAAgcgagaagaaagaagaaggagcAAGAAGGGAAAGGAAGATTCGTGACATAAAGGAAGAACCGAGAGTCAGGTTTCATTCGTTTTTTAAATCTTGGGCCAAAAGTCAGTTGGACCCCAAAAAGAGGCCATTCgtacaaattttccaaattcGTAAAATGGAGTCATATTCAAATGTTGACAGACACCATTATCTGAAACCTAAAATTTCTATGCCTTTGAGTTCTTACATTTTGTTTGGTATCAAGATTTCAACGAAAATAGTTTCAAATTCCTATTTGCATTTGGAaccaaattgatttaaattaactaaaattaaattttcttatttGGATATTCACggtaaatgaaaaagaaagtaTGATTTCTACATTTTTGTCTTTCTACTTTTGCTGAAAATTGTATCAATAATTATAAGAATTATTTTGAActtactaaattttaaaatatgaaattgaattgaaaatcTTAATTTTGTTTGGAACTGaatgaattttaataaaatataaattagcaaataaaataaaatttattattaggATATTTAGAAGCAGgaagttaaaagaaaagaactatttttgcaattatactgttatagatatttttaattttaaataaataaaaataaaataaaataaaacaaaccctaTTTATCTGTTTCGCCGTCTCATAGGTTTTCAATCTTCACTCCCTCCGGCAGCTAATCTCACCGTCTCTCTCTTCATCTCCACCTACCGTCATTGTTGTGTCGACACACTACCGTCatcctttttctccttctcttgTCTCACTCTGTACTGCAATCTCCTCATGCTCCAACCTCCCATCTCCAGGTCTATCATTGAGATCTAAGTTTAAACAGGGGGGGTTAATGTACGCTCTGAGACCATCATTCTCTGTTTCCTCTCGCCTTAATCCTCCTTCCTTCCTCCGAATTCATCCAATCCTGtattatttcttctcttcttcttcttcttattcttcttcttcttcttcttcttcttcccacaCCCAATCCTCTGCTTCAAATGCAATCGTCGTCCAATACCTCATCGATACCTTCCAACTCTCCCCTGCCAGAGCGGCGTCGATTATGAGGTCCCGTAGAGGCCTTCAATCAACGGAAAAGCCTCAATCCGTTTACAAATATCTTTCAGACCTTGGATTCTCCGATGCCCACATTCGATCGGCGATTCGACTCGCGCCGCAGATCGCGTTTTCCAGCATTGAGAAAACCCTGAAGCCAAAGATCGAGTTCTTCCAGAATCTTGGCTTGGTCGGCTCCGATTTGGGTAAGTTAATGTCAAGGCATTCTCCGCTTTTGACTGTTAGtttggaaaagaaattgatGCCCAGTGTTGAGATTCTTAAGAATATTTTATCTAAGGATAAGTGTAATGACGATCTCCTACTATTTATGCGGCGATATTCTAATCTGCTTATAAGATCCACATATAAAATGCTGTctacaaatatcaattatttaCAAAGTTGTGGGATTGTTGATTCTCAATTCTTTATGTTACTGAAGAGGCAATCTTCACGTTTTGGTAGGAGTGAATCTGGAGTTAAAGATATTGTTTCTATGGTTGTAGAAACTGGGTTATCTACcaatactaaaatgtttattCATGGACTTCATGTTATCAGTAGTGTAAGTAATGCGACCTTGAAGAAGAAAGTGGAGCTGATTTGTAGCTTTGGAATAACTGAGAAAGAATGTATGAGAATGTTTACTTCTACTCCTTTTTTGTTAAGGACCTCCATTGGTAAACTTAAGCATGGTCTAGAATTTTTCATGAATGAGGCCAAAGTTAGCAAATCAGATATTGTTCGTAAACCTACTTGTTTGATGCACGCAATGCAGAGGAGGGTGCTCCCTCGCCATAGAGTTCTACAGATTGTGAAGTCAAAGAGGCTAACGATGGATCACCCGAAATTGATCCCCACATTGGGGATGTCTGATGGCGATTTCTTGGATAGATTCGTGTATAGGTTTCCTGATAATATGAAAGATTTGTTGGTGGCCTTTAGAGGTAATTCTGTGGGTGCATTGCAGCCTAAGGAGTTAGCAACATCAAGATGGGGCTCGAAGTAGAGCTAATATATGATCTAACAACCAGTGCCGGGTTGCTGGGTTGCTTTGTTCCAGCTTTGTGCACTAGATTTGGACTAATTCATATGGTTGTTTGGCAATAGGAACTACTCTGTTATAGGGCACTTGAGATTTTGGTAAGTTCATTTGACAATGGAAATATAATATTCTTACTAAGATATATAGAGTAATGATTATGAAGCATGGACACTTTAGCTTGAATAATATGTTTGTATTTGACAAGTATCAAACACTTTGTTACATATTCAAACACAAAGACATTTGAtggaaaaatcttttttttttttttttcggcaTGGCTTTCTGTTCATGTCTAATGCAGGAGCCTCAATTAGTATTAGAATTGAGTTTCAATATTTGGTTTGAGTTTGAGCTGTTACAAACAAAGTTTGATCTTGTCAAGAATATTAAGCTTGAGAAGAGTGCAACAAAAAACTATCATTTACCAATCTCAATACTACATTTAGCATGAGAATGTCATTTATCCATGTTTGTTTtaccaattaattaaaatattagcaattattaatgtaattttacATTAAGTAATTCAGAAAACCAAAAGTTTTAATGGTAGATGTATTAGTGCAATTTAATTAAGTCTAAATAATTGATTAATTCTTAACGTGTGCCAGGGGATTTGAATTCTTCCATCGTGAAGGTTTTGTAGGGTGTCCAAGATCCCGTACTTCCCCGTGAGGTTCTCAAGTCTCGCCGTCAAGGTCACCGGAACATCACAGCCTTTGAAGTTTTCTTCAGTTCATTAAAAACTTCCACTCTTGAATCAGGCTTTCAAAACAAAAGAATGTGTCTAGAAGAAACTACTGATGGAAACTTGTCTCAATTACTAATTCAAATGGCAGAGGTTGGGAACCAAAAGCCATGAAAGTACTTTGTTGGAATGTTTGAGGTCTAGGAATCCTCGAAcattttggtccttatattccctaataaaataataagatcCAACTGGCCTTTTTCTTTCGGAAACAAAATGTAATGAAGCTATAACTACAGGTTTAAAAACTAATTGCAATTTTTCAGGATGCTTAAAGGTGGTCTTTGTTTATGGTGGAAAAAAGAAACTACTATCAACATACTCTCCTACTCTCAAAACTGTATTGACTCTACTCTTGATTGGAATGGCTATTTTTTCAGATTCACAGGCTTTTATAGTTATCCTGATGCACATAATAAACATCTAACTTggaatcttttaaaaaatctcTATAATTCTAGCAATACTCCTTGGCTCTTAGGGGGTGATTTCAACGAAATTCTATTGGACCACGAAGAATTTGGGGAAAACATCAATTACAGCAAATCAGTCATTGTTTTCTCCTCAAATTCATGAAGAACAAAGTGATATTCTCAGTAGCATTTTTGGAgttagagagaaagaaaagcCTCGGGGTCATTATTATGGCTTCCCTTTGAAACAAATCACAGGACTTTAGACATGTTCAAGACGAGATTTGGAAAGCAGTTCAAGGTTGGAAAAGATCTTTCTTCTCAAGTGTAGGCaaagaaattttaattaaaagcgtTGGACAATCTATTCCCACTTACATAATGAGCCTATTCAAACTACCTAAGAATTTTTGCTATGAAATCACAAAATCCTTTTCAAGGTTTCGGTGGGGTTCATCcacaaatcataaaaaaatCCATTGGCTTTCTTGGAAGAAAGTGTGTCTGCCTAAAGCACTAGAGGATTAAATTTCAAAGATGTTGAAGGCTTTAACCAAACTCTAGTTGCAAAATAGGTATGGAGATTAATTGAAAACTCAAACTCATTAGTTGTTGGTTTCCTCAAAGGTATATGCTTTGCTAATACACACATTATGAATGCGAACATTGGGGAAAATCCCTCATATCTATCGAGAAGCTTACTATGTGATATAGAACTACTCAAATATGGTTTGCGGTTTGCGGTTCATAATAGGAAATGACCACTCTACCAAAATGTTCTTAGATTCTTGGATGTCAAGGTCTTACACCTTTAAACCTATAAAGGCTCGTCAAAATCTTCTATCTTCCAAGGTTGTAGATTTCATCAATCAATAGGGTTCCTGGAATCTTGATCTCTTCCATCAGACTTAATCAAAAGAAGATGTGGATATAATCTAAACAATTCCTCTAAACAAGAAAATATAGGACAAATTAATTTGGTACCACATGAAGAATTATATCTATACTGTTAAAAGTGGATATAAAGTATTCCTACATAATTTACTCTAGACCTCATCAAGTGAAAATGGATAcgagaaattttggaaaaaatcttGCAACTTAAAATTCCTtcaaaaatcaaacattttgTTTGGAAATGTACCAAGGAAATTCCAACTAGAATAAACCTTCAGAAGAAAGGTCTGAACATCACCACCTTATGTCCTATTTGTGGAAAGAAAGAGAATTTATTGACCATATCCTCTTTAAATACAAATGAGCAAAAATAATATGGCAACATCTTAGTCCAAACCAAAATTTCCAAACATATTTCAACAATAGTTTCAGTGATCGATGGTCATCCTTATGTTCAagattaacaaaggaagaattAGAATTAGTTGTGAGTATTGTTTGATCCTCATAGAATGATAGAAATAGCATAGTGCATCACCTACCAATTCTCCCAGTTGTATCAAGATGTAACTGGATTCTAAGATATCGGaatgaatttcaaatttcaatagaTAGAATCAGACATACAGAACTCACCAATTAAAAGAATTTTGTCCTGGAACTTTAGCTCAAGCTTGGGACCCTCCACCTCCAGATTTCTTCAAGCTAAACATTGATGCAGCCTGGAAATCTTCCTCAAATTCTTCTGGCTTTAGTGCTATAATCAGAGATCACCATGGTTATTTGAAAGCTATTGGAAGCTCATCGTCTGACTGTAATTTCCCTCACTCTCTTGCCGAAGTTTATGCAATTTTTCAAGGCATGCATCTGGcttccaaattaaaattaaaaaatctaatTGTTGAAAGCGACTGCAAAGAGGGCAATCCCCCTGGTAAAAAAATGCATGATATCTAAAGGAAATGTAAGAATGTAGCTGGAAGACAGATGAGATCTATCACTACTTTTTGAGATATCTCTTTTACAcatattttgagaaaaataaataagctTACTGAACAAGTTGCAAAAAATGCTAGAATAATGAAATATAATGATGTATGGGTGAATGATTATCCTACGTGGATTTAGAACTAGCTGATGTAGATTTTGTATCAAAGCGTGCCCTTTGAGGCTTAATAAACttctttttactaaaaaaataaaataaaataaaataaaatcttaacgTGTGCCTCTATTTGTTTACTAAATTTGAGCATCTGTTAATTGACATTCGACTGCAACCTTACTAAAACATTTTGGTCAACCTCGTCAACAAGCCCGAAGTCCATATTAATTCACATCTAACTACAACCTTGTTAAAACATTTTGGTTAGCCTCGTCAAAAAGCTTGAAGTCCAAAGGCCGTTCCAAGCTCAACTTTAACTCAATCTAAGTTATACCCAAAATTAATGTTAGGTTTGTCTAACCCAATCCTTCATTAGATTGGATATGAATAATTTTTTCGCAAGTTGAGTTGGCCCATGGGTCGATCCATTTAGGCCATTTTTTGGATAACATAACATAGCTTATCATTGAATCAACTCAAATATGTATAATTCttcatatattgtattttatatatgaaaaaagTAAACTTTTTAGTATTATTCTTTAGGAAAAATGGCACAAAATACCCCTCAATTATGAGAGTTGTTACAATCATAATTTGATCCATTAATCCCTCTAGTTTATTAAAGGTTGCAATCATGTCCATGTTAGTTGATATTCAATTAAAAATGCAAACTTGTCCATTTATAGTGTAGGAGAGAGCTCTCACCGCTCACAAATCTTGAATCATTGACAAGTAGCAATGGGAGtacactaaaaaaaaatactcaacATAAGAAATCCCCTTCAATTAAAACCCAAGGGAGACAATGGcccataaaaaaggaaaaaaaaaacgacgTGATTTGAACTTACCGAAAAATGCATTGACATAAAAAAAGTGACTTGGGGTTAACTTTAAGAACCCAAAGTAATGTTTATAGTGTCTTCTTCTACATAGTTTTTGAAATCTTGAAGACCCAAAATTGATTAAAACAAAaccttcttcatttttctttatatattctcttcattgatttgattttttcagTCTTTCCAGTAAGCTTAGCATACCCAga
This window contains:
- the LOC120070079 gene encoding uncharacterized protein LOC120070079 isoform X2 gives rise to the protein MYALRPSFSVSSRLNPPSFLRIHPILYYFFSSSSSYSSSSSSSSSHTQSSASNAIVVQYLIDTFQLSPARAASIMRSRRGLQSTEKPQSVYKYLSDLGFSDAHIRSAIRLAPQIAFSSIEKTLKPKIEFFQNLGLVGSDLGDLNSSIVKVL
- the LOC120070079 gene encoding transcription termination factor MTERF2, chloroplastic-like isoform X1, with protein sequence MYALRPSFSVSSRLNPPSFLRIHPILYYFFSSSSSYSSSSSSSSSHTQSSASNAIVVQYLIDTFQLSPARAASIMRSRRGLQSTEKPQSVYKYLSDLGFSDAHIRSAIRLAPQIAFSSIEKTLKPKIEFFQNLGLVGSDLGKLMSRHSPLLTVSLEKKLMPSVEILKNILSKDKCNDDLLLFMRRYSNLLIRSTYKMLSTNINYLQSCGIVDSQFFMLLKRQSSRFGRSESGVKDIVSMVVETGLSTNTKMFIHGLHVISSVSNATLKKKVELICSFGITEKECMRMFTSTPFLLRTSIGKLKHGLEFFMNEAKVSKSDIVRKPTCLMHAMQRRVLPRHRVLQIVKSKRLTMDHPKLIPTLGMSDGDFLDRFVYRFPDNMKDLLVAFRGNSVGALQPKELATSRWGSK